CGATCGTCTGCACGCCGCCGCTGCTGGCCCTGCACCGCCGGGCGCCGGTGAGCGCGGTCGCCGCGCTCGTCGCCCTGTTCGCCGCGGGGGAACTGGCCGCGAACTGGTCGGGCTCACCGTTGCCGCGCTACGCGGCGACGTTCGCGCTCGCCCTTCTCGCCCAGCAACTCGCCTTCGCGCACGCTGACGGCGTACGCCTGTCTCGACGGCTGCTCGCCGTCACCACCGCCGCCGGTGTCGCGGGGCTCGCCGGAGTGAGCGTCCTGCGGGGCGGGCCACCCGTCCTGCTCGGCAGCCCGGGCGCCCCGGCGGCGTTCTCGGCCCCGCCGTGGGGTGTGCTGCTGCTCGGCCTGGTCCAGCTCGGGGTGCTCGGGCTTCTGGCCGGCCCGCTGGCGCGGCTGGGCGCGCGGCCCGCCGTCACCGGCGCCTCCCGGTTCGTGCTGCGCGCGCCGATGAGCCTCTACCTGGCGTTCCTCGCCGCGATGCTGCTGCTGGTCGCCGTCGTGTACCTGCCCGGCCGGATCGCCGACGGGATCGGCTGGCTGCTCCGGCCCCGGACGCTGGTCGCCGTCGGGCTGCTCGCGGTGCCCGCGACCTGCGTCTTCTGGTGGTTCGAGCGGCACACCCACGGGCCACGGCAACCGCGCGCGGCCGAGCACGTCCGGCGGCCGGGTGAGCACTGCCGGACGGCGGTGCTCACCCGGGCCGCGGCCGGGCTCGGCATCGGCTACGCGACGCTCGGCGTGTTCGGCTTCGCGCTGACCCGGTTCGGCGGGGTGGCCGCCGACGCCGACCTGCTGGGCCTGCGGCTCGACCCGATCCAGAGCCTGGTCCACCTGCTGCTCGGGGTCTTCCTGCTGCACACGATCCGGATCGGGGCCGGCGCGGCCACCGGCACCTGGCTGGCCACGGCGCTGGCGTGCGCGCCCTCATTGCTGTTCGCCGCCGACGGCAGCACGCCCGGCTTCCTCGGCGTCACGCTGCACGCCGTCACGGCCGGGTTCGCCCTGCTCGCCGCCGCCGGCACGCTCCTGCCCGTCCGGGGACCGGCGAATGCGCCGTCCTGACCAGGCGAAACCGTCGAAGATGCGGGAAACTGGGTGGTGCATGACACATTCGTGGGGGGATGTGTAACGCTACGGCAACCCGGGGAAGGCACCATGCGTCCCATCCCTTAGCACCACCCCCGGCATCACCCGATCGAACCAGTGAGGAGTCGCCCGCGTGGATCACCCGCCTCGGAACGGGCAAGGCGGCCGCCGCCCCGCCCGGCCCTGGCAGGAAGAGCCAGGCCGGGCCGGCACCGGGCGCGGCACCCCGTCGCGCCGCCCCGCTCCGCGCCGCGAGCCGGCGGACGCGCGCCGCACCGGCGCTGCGGGGTCACGCCGTCCCCAGCCGGCCCGCCCGCAACCGCGGCCGGCGCCGCGGGCCCGCCGCAGCTCCTTCCGCGGCGGGAAGATCTCGCTGGCCGTCGTGTCGCTGCTGGTGATGGGCCTGACCGGGTACGCGTGGGCCGCCATGCAGGGCCTGGTGAACGGGCTGAACTACCAGAACGTGCTCAGCGACGGCGGTGGTGGCGACAAGCCCGCCGACGGCGCCCGCGACATCCTGCTGGTCGGCCTCGACAGCCGGACCGACGCCCAGGGCAACCCGCTGCCGCGCGAGGTGCTTGACGAGCTGCGCGCCGGGGAGTCCGACGGCGAGCTCAACACCGACTCGCTGATCTTCGTGCACATCCCGAACGACGGCAGCAAGGCCGTCGCGATCTCGCTGCCCCGCGACACCTACGTCGACATCCCCGGCGGCTACGGCAAGCACAAGATCAACTCGGCCTACGCCCGGGCGATGCTGCAGGAGCGCAAGAACCTGCAGAAGCAGGGCGTCACCGATCCGAAACAGCTCGACGTCCAGGCCAACCAGGCCGGGGCGAAGGAGCTGATCAAGACCGTCGAGCAGCTCACCGGCTCGACCATCGACAACTACGCCGCGGTGAACCTGCTCGGCTTCAGCGACATCACCAAGGCCATCGGCGGCGTCGAAGTCTGCCTCAACAACAACGTCAAGGACGAGTACTCCGGCGCCAACTTCACCAAGGGCCAGCACACGATCTCGGGTGTCGAAGCGCTCGAGTTCGTCCGCCAGCGCCACGGCCTGCCGCGCGGCGACCTCGACCGGGTCGTCCGGCAGCAGGTGTTCATGGCCGGCATGGCGCGCAAGGTGCTCTCGGCGGGCACGCTGACCAGCCCGTCGAAGCTGACCGACCTGATCGACGCGATCAAGAAGTCGGTCGTGCTCAACCAGAACTGGGACATCTTCGGGTTCGCCCAGCAGATGAAGGGCCTGACCGGCGGCCAGCTCGAGTTCCGGACCATCCCGGTGAAGAACGTCGATTACAAGACCCCCGAAGACGGCTCGGCCATCCAGGTCGACCCGGCCGAGGTGAAGCAGTTCGTGCAGGGGCTCGCCGGGCCGCAGCCGGGTGAGCAGCAGCCGTCGGACCAGCAGGCCGACAACAGCGCGAACAAGGCGACCACGGTCGACGTCCGCAACGCCACCACCCGCACCGGCCTCGCCGCGAGCGTCGCCAAGACCCTCCAGGGCAAGGGCTTCACCGCCGGCGACACGTCGACCGCGACCGCGCGCAAGACCACGGTGATCTGGGTGCCCAAGGGCGGCAAAGGCCCCGGCCAGGCCGTCGCGGACGCACTCGGCGGCTCGCCGACGATCCAGGAGGACAAGAGCGTCAAGGCGGGGCACGTGATGGTGTTCCTCGGCGCCGACTACGAGCCCCCGAGTTCGAACGCCGGCGCCAGCAGCAGCGGCGCCGGGGCGGCCGCGGGCGCCTCGTCACCGGCCGCGCCACCGGCCGCCGACGAGGAGAAGCCGATCACCGCCGAGGGCGTGCCCTGCGTCAACTGAGCCGCTCAGCCACCTGCCGTTAACCCGTTCGGCCTAACTCGCGCAATCGGTATCAAAGACATGCCCGAATCCGCGTAAGGGCAGAGCTCCAGCGCACTTACATACACGTGAGGGTGCACCTGCACGGGAATCATCACGACCGCACGGGTGCCGCGGGAGCGCACGGCAGGGGACATTGATGTGCTGATCGACGCTGAGGAGTATCAGCGGGTACTCGGAGACGAGCTCCGCAAGCTCCGGCGCAGCCGAGGGTGGACGCGCAAGGAGCTGAACCAGCACCTGCAGAGCGAGATTTCGCTGCAGACGCTGGCCACCTACGAACTGGGCACCAGACAGTGCTCGGTCGTGCGCCTGGTCGAGCTGTGCGTCGCGATGGACGAGCTGCCCCAGGACCTGCTGGCCAAGGTGCACCGCCGCGTGTTCGTCGACGAGCCCGGCCGGGTCCGCGTCGACCTGCGCAAGGTCGTCGCCGACGCGCCCGCCGACCTGCTTTCCCTGCGCCGCTGGGCCGAAGACCGCCTGCGGCAGGCGGGCGAGCACGCCGGCGAGGTCGCCCTCGACCTGCCGGCGCTCGAACGCATGGCCGAGCTGTGCGAGCTGCCGACCGTGGACCTGATCGCCCGTCTCCGCCGCTACGCCTCCCGGTGATCCCGGCCCGCTTGTCATGAGGGGCGCTCCGCGGCGGTCATCGGATGTCGTGAACGACTCGTTCATGGCGTCCGACGACAGGAAAGAGTCGTTCACGACACCGCGTACGCGCCTCCCATTTCCCGTTACCCGTCGTCCACCTTACTCAAAGTAGGTTACCAACGGTAGAGTGGCGCCCGTGACGACCGCGAAGCGCAAACGCATGCCCCGGGCCGAGCGGATGCGGCAGATGATCGAAGTCGCCGAGCAGGTCTTTTCGGCACGCGGCTACGCGGCGGCGTCCATGGACGAGATCGCCGAACTGGTGGGCGTCTCGAAGCCGATGCTCTACGAGTACTTCACCTCCAAGGAAGGCCTGCTGCTCGCCTGCATCAGGCAGTCACGGGCGGTCCTGCGCGAAGTCACCGAGCAGGCGACGGCCGGCGCGACCGGGGCCGAGGACGCCCTGCGGCGCGGCCTGCTGGCGTTCTTCGTCTTCATCCGGGAGCGACGCCAGGCGTGGTCGCTGCTGCGGCACGAGATGGCGCTGATCGGCACGCCGGCCGCCGAGGAGGTCGAGGAAACCCGCCGCCAGCAGACCGACCTGATCGCCGCGCTCATGAGCGGCCACTTCGACAGCGGTGACGGCCTGAGGGCCGAAGCGGCCGCGGAATTCGTGGTCGGCGCGTGCGAACGGCTCGCGATCTGGTGCGAACGGCACGACGAAGTGAGCCCCGAACTGGCCACCGAATACGCGATGGACGTGCTGTGGAGCGGCCTGCGGGAGCGTGCACGCTAGCCTGCGCGTGCGCTGGGCCATTTGATGGTCACTCAGAGTTGTCGTGTCTTGTGACACAGAGTTGCTCTACGGTATCGATGACACGGTACAAAGTGTGCTGGACTTTCACGACCGGAGGAGGGGCGCGGCATCCGCGTCATGGGAACGCGGTGGCGGCGTCACGGTTGTGCAAAGCATCTCGTGGAGGAGAGGGGCGTGAGGCAGATGGTGGAAGCGATCACGGCGACGTACGTCCAAGAGGACGCCGACTGGGCGATCACGGTCAGCGGCCGAGGCAAGGAGCTGACCGCCCGGGCACCCGGCATCATCGCCGCGCGCGACCGGGCCGACCAGCTGGTCGAGCAGCTCGCCGGTGAGGCCAGGACGACGGTGGTGCACCTGATCAACGGCAGCGCGCTGGACTTCACCAGCGCCTACATGACCGCGCGGCTGACGCTCCCGAAGCTCCCGCCGCTCGAGGTCCCGCCGCCCGGCAGCGTGCCCAAGCAGCAGACCCCGGTTTCGGCGGAGAAGAAGCCCCAGCTGCCGCCGAGCAAGCAGCTCCCGAAGGCCGTCGAAGACCCGAAGAAGCCGGCCACCCCGGCGCCGGCCGAGGCCAAGGCGCCGGCGAAGCAGGCCTGAGCGTTACTTCAGGAGCTTGCGCACCAGCAGGACGAGCACCAGGACACCCGCGCCGATCAGCGGGAACTTGACCTTGGGGTTGTCCAGCTTCGCGCGTACGCCGTTCTTCGCCGCGTCCGCGAGCTTCTTGGGGTCGGCCTTGACGGTCAGCTGGTCGAGCGTCACCGCCAAGGCGGTCCTAGCCTGCTCGATCTCGCGCTCGATCGTCTCGGGGTCGCGGGCCACGTGTCCTCCTCGCCGCATGGGACTCTGGCGCCCACGTTAGCGGGCCGCCTCGCGGAGTCCCGCACCGGCACGCCCGGCGAGCGGGACCCGCCGCGCGCTACGCTTCCGGGAGTACTGGGGCCCGTAGCCCAATTGGCAGAGGCACACGGTTTAGGTCCGTGCCAGTGAGAGTTCGAGTCTCTCCGGGCCCACCATAAGGTCCTTTTACGGATCCCGGCTCCGCGGTGACCGAGACTCCGGGTGCCCGCTTGCCCGAGGTTGCCTCAGCGCGGCTGCCGGGCCGTTCCCGGCTTCATGACGGGCTCACCAGTGCGAACCAGTCCGGCTGTTCGTGCCGGCCCTGCGCTATCTGGTCCGCTGACTGTCCGGCCAGGCCGGCGAGGCGCGCCAGGTAGGCATCACGCTGACGCACACCGTGCTCCGTCAGCCGCGCCCAACCCTCTTGCCCGGCACCCCGCCGCGTATCGACGTACCCGGCCGCTCGTAGCGCGAAGAACTGACGCTTGAGCCGGTCCTGACTGACCCCCGTGGCCTGGCACAAGAAGGTGAACCGGCACCACTGCGCGTCGCGCAGCAGACACAGCAGATGCACGCGCAAGGGGTCCGGCAGCACGGTGTCATGGGTGGCGGCAAACGTCCTGCTCATGCCGGTGCTCCCGCCCCGGCCGGCAAACGACGCTGCTCCGTCCGTCGGGCTCCCGGGTGTCGCAGCGCCAGCACTTCCGCTCCCGCAAACTCATCCAAGTACGTGCACATCGCCACTTGCAGCTGCGCGTGGAGCGCCAGGTGCCGCAAACTCGGCACCACCACGTGCCGCGCTCCCGTCCGCACCAGTTCGGCAACCAGCTCGTCGAACGCCTCCCGCGAGCCACAGTGGAACTCGAA
This window of the Amycolatopsis balhimycina FH 1894 genome carries:
- a CDS encoding LCP family protein, giving the protein MDHPPRNGQGGRRPARPWQEEPGRAGTGRGTPSRRPAPRREPADARRTGAAGSRRPQPARPQPRPAPRARRSSFRGGKISLAVVSLLVMGLTGYAWAAMQGLVNGLNYQNVLSDGGGGDKPADGARDILLVGLDSRTDAQGNPLPREVLDELRAGESDGELNTDSLIFVHIPNDGSKAVAISLPRDTYVDIPGGYGKHKINSAYARAMLQERKNLQKQGVTDPKQLDVQANQAGAKELIKTVEQLTGSTIDNYAAVNLLGFSDITKAIGGVEVCLNNNVKDEYSGANFTKGQHTISGVEALEFVRQRHGLPRGDLDRVVRQQVFMAGMARKVLSAGTLTSPSKLTDLIDAIKKSVVLNQNWDIFGFAQQMKGLTGGQLEFRTIPVKNVDYKTPEDGSAIQVDPAEVKQFVQGLAGPQPGEQQPSDQQADNSANKATTVDVRNATTRTGLAASVAKTLQGKGFTAGDTSTATARKTTVIWVPKGGKGPGQAVADALGGSPTIQEDKSVKAGHVMVFLGADYEPPSSNAGASSSGAGAAAGASSPAAPPAADEEKPITAEGVPCVN
- a CDS encoding helix-turn-helix domain-containing protein codes for the protein MLIDAEEYQRVLGDELRKLRRSRGWTRKELNQHLQSEISLQTLATYELGTRQCSVVRLVELCVAMDELPQDLLAKVHRRVFVDEPGRVRVDLRKVVADAPADLLSLRRWAEDRLRQAGEHAGEVALDLPALERMAELCELPTVDLIARLRRYASR
- a CDS encoding TetR/AcrR family transcriptional regulator; amino-acid sequence: MRQMIEVAEQVFSARGYAAASMDEIAELVGVSKPMLYEYFTSKEGLLLACIRQSRAVLREVTEQATAGATGAEDALRRGLLAFFVFIRERRQAWSLLRHEMALIGTPAAEEVEETRRQQTDLIAALMSGHFDSGDGLRAEAAAEFVVGACERLAIWCERHDEVSPELATEYAMDVLWSGLRERAR
- a CDS encoding DUF3618 domain-containing protein, translating into MARDPETIEREIEQARTALAVTLDQLTVKADPKKLADAAKNGVRAKLDNPKVKFPLIGAGVLVLVLLVRKLLK
- a CDS encoding ArsR/SmtB family transcription factor, whose product is MSRTFAATHDTVLPDPLRVHLLCLLRDAQWCRFTFLCQATGVSQDRLKRQFFALRAAGYVDTRRGAGQEGWARLTEHGVRQRDAYLARLAGLAGQSADQIAQGRHEQPDWFALVSPS